Proteins from one Palaemon carinicauda isolate YSFRI2023 chromosome 26, ASM3689809v2, whole genome shotgun sequence genomic window:
- the LOC137620004 gene encoding uncharacterized protein, whose amino-acid sequence MRWISPDGRENVVRYTADENGYVVHSNVVPGHHDPLGEPVLQNNSSSGTSSNETSEEDGLLSLVENQPPNDMYNDIPIGLVPFPLRPKNESKISITTEPNDSGRSTEQIDKVITTIGPFSTTELHNFENASDAIQASITTTTAPKMEISSPMAIVFPSVYHKIEILKNSIEEPLTTISVISSEEIHTTEPTGEGKNNTTERPQVPLASQQTTEATSVSPETMNTEFSTEEPLKIIPATSDEESHTTNSSLEDGNTSTIVPLSTTTSKPIEELPGLTETYSGFTETELPGESLTTISTALNEKSHTTESSLFMEKSSTPMVPPTTISSNQEDKSILVTESLNGSLQNKIPETGTKESLTTTYVPSNDENHTTESSTKGESVTTEAPHAETDVSVSITTETLMGTTKAPTLSSDDDGITEMAPVANENIIEEMSMKNLSTNASDTETGITNLADNLFYFEDGYIKETTSPPYFVDETIEKRHPTYIPSTSEAGPLTTVLPVDHDDNGKNGMNTEIPLDFEYYDEEDDDDGEITELPPTLNFGDKVKHILEMTPLDDAKTSTPPSITTDKNTNETLGIPLIIGEDNDDGSKMVDSQIIMITNDNNRVTTTYYPQKTTEFNKLQNVTTVSPSSTVLMQDNMQSSTDVSNNIGTTESVPLVIAVKGVDSGEESMSGQNKSMATQESMNNLNSTDDNNLVHDSQMTDSPVNNSLSSNSTVFSDTKKVTDIPTSSPPSTTSSDNMTVESENGVSPEMPLDNEIVEGGSEESSPTVPTDSEVIEDAEEPGSAVPSDNEELEDDEEPGPVEPLDDKAVEEVAEEPSSSVPSDNEKVEGGAQETEEGTPSTNQITPVITPKPAPQKPKKKKGQATSPESIFANALLNRLFPTTRSPLIKEVHRPCYGPSLLCLQPNFHPSSSNPNPYFQTPPYHHVPPTHHHPFKPLFDVFPGTPRPGNDRLNNGQVFSYFH is encoded by the exons ATGCG ATGGATAAGCCCAGATGGTCGAGAAAACGTTGTCAGATACACAGCCGATGAAAACGGATACGTCGTCCACAGCAATGTAGTGCCAGGTCATCACGATCCACTTGGCGAACCAGTGCTACAAAACAACTCTTCCAGTGGTACCTCAAGCAACGAGACATCGGAAGAAGATGGCCTGCTGTCTCTGGTGGAAAATCAACCTCCAAATGACATGTATAATGACATCCCTATTGGCCTTGTACCATTTCCCTTAAGACCGAAAAATGAGAGTAAAATTTCCATAACTACTGAACCAAACGATTCTGGAAGAAGCACCGAACAGATTGataaagtaataacaacaataggGCCATTTAGCACAACTGAGCTGCATAATTTTGAAAATGCATCTGATGCTATTCAGGCCAGCATAACAACTACTACAGCTccaaaaatggaaatatcatctcCCATGGCTATTGTATTTCCATCTGTTTACCATAAGATTGAAATTCTAAAGAACAGTATAGAGGAACCTCTGACAACGATATCTGTAATTTCCAGTGAGGAAATACATACCACTGAACCTACAGGTGAGGGTAAGAATAATACTACAGAAAGACCACAAGTTCCCCTTGCTTCACAACAGACAACCGAAGCTACTTCTGTTTCCCCTGAGACTATGAATACAGAATTCAGTACAGAAGAACCTCTCAAAATAATACCTGCAACTTCAGATGAGGAAAGTCATACTACTAACTCTTCACTGGAAGATGGAAATACTTCTACAATAGTACCATTATCTACCACAACTTCAAAACCAATAGAAGAGTTACCAGggttaactgaaacttattctggTTTTACAGAAACTGAACTTCCAGGAGAATCTCTTACAACAATATCCACAGCATTAAATGAGAAAAGTCATACTACTGAATCTTCATTATTTATGGAGAAAAGTTCCACCCCAATGGTACCACCCACTACCATAAGCTCAAATCAAGAAGACAAATCTATTCTTGTAACAGAATCTCTTAATGGGTCCCTACAAAATAAAATTCCTGAAACGGGTACAAAAGAATCTCTTACAACAACTTATGTACCTTCTAATGATGAAAATCACACCACTGAATCTTCTACCAAAGGTGAAAGTGTCACTACTGAAGCACCACATGCTGAAACTGATGTTTCTGTAAGTATCACTACAGAAACCTTGATGGGCACAACTAAAGCACCCACACTTTCaagtgatgatgatggtataaCTGAAATGGCTCCAGTCGCGAATGAAAATATAATAGAAGAAATGAGCATGAAAAATTTATCAACAAATGCTTCCGATACAGAGACTGGAATAACAAATCTTGCAGACAACTTATTTTACTTTGAAGACGGTTATATTAAAGAAACTACCTCTCCACCATACTTTGTGGACGAGACAATTGAAAAACGTCATCCAACATATATTCCTTCAACTTCAGAAGCTGGACCTCTTACTACGGTACTTCCAGTAGACCATGACGATAATGGAAAGAATGGCATGAATACAGAAATTCCTCTTGATTTTGAATAttatgatgaggaggatgatgatgatggagaaatTACAGAACTTCCACCGACATTAAACTTTGGTGACAAAGTAAAACATATACTAGAAATGACACCATTAGATGATGCTAAAACCTCAACTCCACCCAGTATAACAACTGATAAAAACACCAATGAAACATTGGGAATTCCATTAATCATCggtgaagataatgatgatggtagTAAGATGGTAGACTCTCAAATAATTATGATAACCAATGATAACAACAGAGTAACCACAACATACTATCCTCAAAAAACTACAGAATTTAATAAACTTCAAAATGTTACAACTGTATCCCCATCATCCACAGTCTTGATGCAAGATAACATGCAATCATCCACAGATGTAAGCAATAACATTGGAACTACTGAATCTGTGCCACTTGTAATTGCTGTTAAAGGTGTAGACAGTGGTGAGGAAAGTATGTCTGGCCAGAACAAATCCATGGCTACACAAGAAAGTATGAATAATCTAAATTCTACGGATGATAACAATTTGGTCCATGATAGTCAAATGACTGATAGTCCAGTCAACAATTCACTGAGTAGCAATTCAACAGTTTTTAGTGATACAAAGAAAGTCACAGATATACCTACATCAAGCCCTCCTTCAACTACATCATCAGACAACATGACAGTTGAAAGTGAAAATGGAGTTAGTCCAGAAATGCCTTTAGATAATGAAATAGTTGAAGGAGGTAGTGAAGAATCTAGTCCAACAGTGCCTACAGATAGTGAAGTAATTGAAGATGCTGAAGAACCTGGTTCAGCAGTGCCTTCAGATAATGAAgaacttgaagatgatgaagaaccTGGTCCAGTAGAACCTTTAGATGACAAAGCAGTTGAAGAAGTTGCTGAAGAACCTAGTTCATCTGTGCCTTCAGATAACGAAAAGGTCGAAGGAGGGGCTCAGGAGACAGAAGAAGGTACACCATCAACCAACCAAATTACACCAGTGATAACACCCAAACCAGCACCTCAAAAGCCAAAGAAGAAGAAAGGTCAAGCTACTTCCCCTGAATCTATTTTTGCAAATGCTCTACTAAATCGACTATTCCCCACCACAAGATCGCCACTGATAAAAGAAGTTCACAGACCATGTTACGGGCCCAGTCTCCTTTGTTTGCAACCCAATTTTCACCCTTCGTCTTCTAACCCCAATCCATATTTCCAGACCCCTCCTTATCACCATGTTCCACCTACACATCATCATCCTTTCAAACCTCTTTTCGATGTTTTCCCTGGCACACCCCGCCCTGGTAATGATAGGCTAAATAATGGCCAAGTTTTCTCCTATTTccattga